The Sagittula sp. P11 genome window below encodes:
- a CDS encoding glycosyltransferase, which yields MTGFPYLGEFSASLIDVSLVAGIGLLLPFVVDRTKTLHRALLFFVAFLLAFRYAWWRTTETLAPAGWTFDMVASWSLYAIEMAALLGSLSAFVIMSRLRLRGAEADKYEGWWGDTPPRVAILIATYNEDLEVLERTIVGAKSLRHTDKQVLVLDDGRRDWLQDFCRRQGVRYIRRHDNKGSKAGNINHALAVLAQDAETPDFVAVLDADFVPHRGFLSRCLALFHDPKVGLVQTPQHFFNADPIQHNLGVSRSYPDEQRFFFDHMQPARDGWGIAFCCGTSSVARWDAVQYIGGFPTDSITEDFMLTLALQDAGWNTVYLDEALTEGLAPEGLKEYVTQRARWCLGLMQIARSRLGPLARNNLRLRDRWSVADSVFYWFTTFLFRLAAIVYPLLYWFFNITVVDASLPDVVTYFGCYYLWILTVLNTLSRGMVVPILNDVSQLIGAIPISRAAIVGLIKPKGHPFSVTAKGGDRSRIVVQWRLMAPFAIMLVLTVIGLSLGMIWDSFAFDEAGDGKWVILFWTLYNLLVLSVAVVACIELPRRERHVTDSPERAAFETDGVSRKVWLVSLTADTVRIRGRVYPQGTSGWIDIKDVGHVPAQVIASTVDGARLLLRPSDEQREALILRFYAEGAAPGVGGVRTAALLEDLGRRFSFNSRPPR from the coding sequence ATGACCGGCTTCCCGTATCTCGGAGAGTTCTCGGCCAGCCTGATCGACGTGTCGCTGGTTGCGGGCATCGGGCTTCTCCTGCCCTTCGTCGTCGACCGGACCAAAACGCTCCACCGCGCTTTGCTGTTCTTCGTGGCCTTCCTGCTGGCCTTCCGTTACGCGTGGTGGCGCACAACAGAGACACTGGCCCCGGCGGGCTGGACCTTCGACATGGTGGCAAGCTGGTCGCTTTACGCGATCGAAATGGCCGCCCTGTTAGGCAGCCTCAGCGCCTTCGTCATCATGTCGCGCCTGCGCCTGCGCGGCGCCGAGGCGGACAAGTACGAAGGCTGGTGGGGAGACACCCCGCCGCGGGTCGCCATCCTCATCGCCACCTACAACGAGGATCTGGAGGTGCTGGAGCGCACCATCGTCGGCGCGAAATCATTGCGCCACACCGACAAGCAGGTGCTGGTCCTCGATGACGGGCGGCGCGACTGGCTGCAGGATTTCTGCCGCCGGCAAGGCGTGCGCTACATCCGGCGCCACGACAACAAGGGGTCGAAGGCAGGCAACATCAACCACGCGCTGGCGGTCTTGGCACAGGACGCCGAGACGCCGGATTTCGTGGCCGTGCTCGACGCGGATTTCGTGCCGCACCGGGGGTTCCTGTCCCGCTGCCTCGCGCTGTTCCACGATCCGAAGGTCGGACTTGTGCAGACGCCGCAGCACTTCTTCAACGCCGACCCGATCCAGCACAATCTGGGCGTCAGCCGGTCATACCCCGACGAACAGCGCTTCTTCTTCGACCACATGCAGCCCGCACGGGACGGCTGGGGCATCGCCTTCTGCTGCGGCACCTCCTCTGTCGCCCGCTGGGACGCGGTCCAGTACATCGGCGGCTTTCCCACCGACAGCATCACCGAGGACTTCATGCTGACGCTGGCCCTGCAGGACGCGGGCTGGAACACCGTCTACCTCGACGAGGCGCTGACCGAGGGGCTCGCCCCCGAGGGCCTGAAGGAATACGTCACCCAGAGGGCACGCTGGTGCCTTGGCCTGATGCAGATCGCCCGCTCGCGCCTCGGCCCCCTCGCCCGCAACAACCTGCGCCTGCGCGACCGCTGGAGCGTCGCGGACTCGGTATTCTACTGGTTCACGACCTTCCTGTTCCGGCTGGCGGCCATCGTCTACCCCCTGCTCTACTGGTTCTTCAACATCACCGTCGTGGACGCGAGCCTGCCGGACGTCGTGACCTATTTCGGTTGCTACTACCTTTGGATTCTCACGGTCCTGAACACCCTGAGCCGTGGCATGGTGGTGCCGATCCTCAACGATGTCAGCCAGTTGATCGGCGCCATTCCGATCAGCCGCGCGGCCATCGTCGGCTTGATCAAGCCCAAGGGCCACCCGTTTTCCGTGACCGCCAAGGGCGGGGACCGGTCCCGCATCGTGGTGCAGTGGCGGCTGATGGCGCCCTTTGCGATCATGCTGGTGCTCACGGTGATCGGCCTGTCGCTGGGCATGATCTGGGACAGCTTCGCCTTCGACGAAGCGGGCGACGGCAAGTGGGTCATCCTGTTCTGGACGCTCTACAACCTGCTGGTCCTGTCGGTCGCGGTTGTCGCCTGCATCGAACTGCCCCGCCGCGAACGCCATGTCACCGACTCGCCGGAACGGGCCGCGTTCGAGACGGATGGAGTCAGCCGCAAGGTCTGGCTCGTGTCGCTGACCGCCGACACGGTGCGCATCCGCGGGCGGGTCTACCCGCAGGGCACCTCGGGCTGGATCGACATCAAGGACGTGGGCCACGTACCGGCACAGGTCATCGCGAGCACCGTTGATGGCGCCCGGCTCCTGCTTCGGCCATCCGACGAACAGCGCGAGGCATTGATCCTGCGCTTCTACGCCGAAGGGGCCGCCCCCGGCGTGGGGGGCGTGCGCACCGCCGCTCTGCTCGAGGACCTCGGGCGGCGGTTCTCGTTCAACTCACGTCCGCCGCGCTAG
- a CDS encoding HlyD family efflux transporter periplasmic adaptor subunit translates to MRFTRLILGILVVLAALWIIVGEQMAGASGDAVVNARVVTLRADTAGRIAMPNRLLGSHVEIGEGIASVDDALVDVIRLNDLRMERAFLDAEAGRIEADLAASGAILEGLKTRGETFHARRLEEVRTRLSHARARLALLEERGAVDAGEQRVVDAVDPDQDRLPAEPVLFELALDHARERVEVLEIALAAAEAGVFLGDGYNDAPNSEQYAVVLEGEIAGLEASLTETRQRAEAVDARIEREEVRVNTLRGGQIESPVRGLLWTVLQSDGVTVQRGDPVMTLVDCASVMVTVPVSENVYNRLEIGQEARVRLNGSSEVLDATISRLAGSGAATVYEHLAVAPSQQHLERYDVALTVPALRDAGNEGCMIGRTGRAFFDDRPFDWLRGF, encoded by the coding sequence ATGCGTTTCACCCGACTGATCTTAGGCATCCTCGTCGTCCTCGCGGCTCTCTGGATCATCGTCGGAGAACAGATGGCCGGTGCCAGCGGTGACGCGGTGGTGAACGCACGGGTCGTCACCCTGCGTGCGGACACAGCCGGACGCATTGCAATGCCGAACCGGCTGCTCGGTTCGCACGTCGAGATCGGCGAAGGTATTGCCAGCGTCGACGACGCCCTCGTCGATGTCATCCGCCTGAATGATCTGCGCATGGAGCGCGCCTTCCTCGACGCAGAGGCGGGCCGGATCGAGGCGGATCTGGCGGCGTCCGGCGCCATTCTGGAAGGCCTGAAGACACGCGGCGAAACCTTCCACGCGCGCCGGCTGGAGGAGGTACGCACGCGGTTGTCGCATGCCCGTGCGCGCCTGGCCCTTCTGGAAGAGCGCGGCGCCGTCGATGCCGGGGAACAGCGCGTAGTCGACGCCGTCGACCCGGACCAGGACCGCCTGCCCGCGGAACCCGTGCTCTTTGAACTGGCTCTGGATCATGCCCGCGAACGGGTCGAGGTGCTGGAAATCGCCCTCGCCGCGGCCGAAGCCGGCGTCTTCCTTGGTGACGGCTACAACGACGCGCCCAACTCCGAACAATATGCCGTCGTGCTCGAAGGCGAGATCGCCGGGCTGGAGGCCAGCCTCACGGAGACACGCCAGCGGGCAGAGGCGGTCGACGCCCGCATCGAACGCGAGGAGGTCCGCGTCAACACCCTGCGCGGCGGCCAGATCGAGTCGCCCGTGCGCGGACTGCTCTGGACGGTGCTCCAGTCGGACGGTGTCACCGTGCAGCGCGGCGATCCGGTCATGACGCTGGTCGACTGTGCGTCGGTCATGGTCACCGTGCCGGTCAGCGAAAACGTCTACAATCGCCTCGAAATCGGGCAGGAAGCCCGGGTCCGCCTGAACGGGTCGAGCGAGGTGCTAGACGCGACCATCTCCCGCCTTGCGGGCAGCGGGGCCGCAACGGTCTACGAACACCTCGCCGTCGCCCCCAGCCAGCAGCACCTCGAGCGTTACGATGTGGCGCTGACCGTTCCGGCGCTACGCGATGCCGGGAACGAGGGCTGCATGATCGGCCGGACCGGGCGGGCCTTCTTTGACGATCGCCCGTTCGACTGGCTGCGCGGTTTCTGA
- a CDS encoding glycosyl hydrolase family 8, with protein sequence MAFPLIGLSSSASAAPSDAWLAWKSRFLGADGRVTDDTGGGISHSEGQGYGLLLAQAFGDRAAFEKIEAWTKDNLLVRDEALMAWRWEPGAAVTDWHTATDGDLFRAWALLRAARDSGWPVDTPDRIAADIASLCLAPDPRAPGELLLLPGAETRRAPDRVPFNPSYIMSRALRELGEATGQTDLLRAADHGETVLRELAAAGFVPDWIDVTPDGFAPPADHDLRAGYDALRVPLYLVWSGRRDHPAVTRGAEALSLPDDPSGVAVRRDAQGAPVDRSDLPGYRSILSLTRCEAVVVTPQSINSQPYYPATLHLFSLLAERENDSC encoded by the coding sequence ATGGCCTTTCCGTTGATTGGCCTGTCGTCCAGTGCCAGCGCCGCCCCGTCAGACGCTTGGCTCGCCTGGAAATCCCGTTTCCTTGGCGCAGACGGTCGTGTCACAGACGACACCGGCGGCGGCATCAGTCATTCGGAGGGACAGGGATACGGGCTTCTGCTGGCGCAGGCATTCGGTGACCGCGCCGCCTTCGAAAAGATCGAGGCATGGACGAAGGACAACCTGCTGGTCCGTGACGAGGCCTTGATGGCATGGCGCTGGGAGCCCGGCGCCGCCGTCACCGACTGGCACACCGCGACGGACGGCGACCTCTTCCGGGCCTGGGCATTGTTGCGCGCCGCGCGCGATTCCGGCTGGCCGGTCGACACGCCCGACCGCATCGCCGCCGACATCGCGTCGCTGTGCCTTGCACCCGATCCGCGTGCGCCAGGCGAGCTGCTGCTGCTGCCCGGAGCCGAAACGCGGAGGGCGCCCGACCGCGTGCCGTTCAACCCGTCCTACATCATGAGCCGCGCCCTGAGGGAACTGGGCGAGGCGACCGGGCAGACCGACCTCCTGCGCGCCGCCGACCATGGCGAAACCGTTCTGCGCGAACTCGCCGCCGCCGGGTTCGTGCCGGACTGGATCGACGTGACCCCGGACGGCTTCGCGCCGCCCGCCGACCACGACCTGCGTGCCGGGTACGACGCGCTTCGCGTGCCGCTGTACCTCGTCTGGTCGGGGCGTCGCGATCATCCAGCGGTGACACGCGGGGCCGAGGCGCTCTCCCTTCCCGACGATCCCTCCGGCGTAGCCGTCAGGCGCGATGCCCAAGGCGCGCCTGTCGACCGCAGTGACCTGCCCGGCTATCGGTCGATCCTGTCTCTGACACGCTGCGAAGCTGTGGTCGTCACGCCGCAGTCGATCAATTCACAACCATATTATCCGGCAACGCTTCACCTTTTTTCACTTCTCGCTGAACGTGAAAATGATTCTTGCTGA
- a CDS encoding alpha/beta hydrolase produces MKDDNTTPPDISSKLLQFLDAAYEAPFDPGNFDEVIDSAAAYLFASASDPAPARHVRQGLHDPLIESHSDRLQKMLEAQEAEARTRPAALVKERLAALVIDHKGTCIGNSNAASLFGLTFPCALDDLRLAGETAAYLRRVLADARRNLPMETDAAVLEMQDGERVVARITQHQHVDPDSGETSSGLAVTIARVAWDEDSLPLIQGAFGLSVSESEVMLEILRGRSHAEIAELRDRSVETIRSQAKAILGKTGFARMPQLIAILNQMALFSEPGILPEAAPHVPAMPDALRLDVGEGRRLAYRQFGRAGGLPVLFVHGYITGPYFNAPLIEGFTSMGLEVLAPSRPGFGQSSVPRDWGAYDDVVVSDALALVEARCGAPVLIVAHQGGVSHACRIARALGPRCRGMLMVSAGIPIDDARHVRHMNLQTRVAAIAARYTPSMFAMLLRIGIAQFNRIGHVAYLNKFFHGSDADIEALKRPEILDLYRRSVHHMITQGTRHMVTDGRAAMADWGGDYEALKVPIRWLHGSADPVMGVGFVQEWAEAHGHGPVDVVEGGASSMLWVNADRVLQALARLIEATEKDG; encoded by the coding sequence ATGAAAGACGACAATACCACGCCGCCCGATATCAGCAGCAAGCTGTTGCAGTTCCTCGATGCCGCCTACGAAGCGCCCTTCGATCCCGGCAACTTCGACGAGGTGATCGACAGCGCGGCGGCCTACCTCTTTGCTTCCGCCTCCGATCCGGCGCCTGCCCGTCACGTCCGGCAGGGCCTGCACGATCCGCTCATCGAATCGCATTCGGATCGGTTGCAGAAGATGCTTGAGGCGCAGGAAGCCGAAGCCCGCACCCGTCCCGCGGCGCTGGTGAAGGAGCGGCTGGCGGCGCTGGTCATCGACCATAAAGGCACCTGTATCGGCAATTCCAACGCGGCTTCGCTGTTCGGCCTGACGTTCCCCTGTGCACTGGACGACCTGCGCCTTGCCGGCGAGACGGCGGCCTATCTGCGCCGCGTGCTGGCCGACGCCCGACGCAACCTGCCGATGGAGACCGATGCCGCCGTGCTCGAGATGCAGGACGGCGAGCGGGTCGTCGCGCGTATCACCCAACACCAGCACGTGGACCCCGACAGCGGTGAAACCTCCAGCGGGCTGGCGGTGACCATTGCGCGTGTGGCGTGGGACGAGGACAGCCTGCCGCTGATCCAGGGGGCCTTCGGCCTTTCGGTGTCGGAATCCGAGGTCATGCTGGAAATCCTGCGCGGCCGCAGCCACGCGGAAATCGCCGAGCTGCGCGACCGGAGCGTGGAGACCATACGAAGCCAGGCGAAGGCGATCCTGGGCAAGACCGGTTTTGCCCGGATGCCGCAGCTGATCGCGATCCTGAACCAGATGGCGCTGTTTTCCGAACCCGGCATCTTGCCGGAGGCGGCCCCACATGTCCCTGCCATGCCCGATGCCCTGCGGCTGGACGTGGGGGAGGGGCGTCGCCTGGCCTATCGACAGTTCGGCCGTGCCGGCGGTCTGCCCGTGCTCTTCGTGCATGGTTATATCACCGGGCCTTATTTCAACGCGCCGCTGATCGAGGGGTTCACGTCCATGGGGCTGGAGGTGCTGGCGCCGTCGCGGCCCGGGTTCGGGCAGTCCTCGGTCCCGCGCGACTGGGGCGCCTATGACGACGTGGTCGTGTCCGACGCGCTGGCGTTGGTCGAGGCGCGCTGTGGCGCGCCAGTGCTGATCGTTGCGCACCAGGGCGGCGTCAGCCACGCCTGCCGCATCGCCCGAGCGCTGGGGCCGCGCTGCCGCGGGATGCTGATGGTGAGCGCCGGTATTCCCATCGACGACGCCCGGCACGTCCGGCACATGAACCTGCAGACGCGGGTGGCGGCCATCGCGGCGCGCTACACCCCGTCGATGTTCGCGATGCTGCTGCGCATCGGCATCGCGCAGTTCAACCGGATCGGGCACGTCGCCTATCTGAACAAGTTTTTCCACGGCTCGGACGCGGACATCGAGGCGCTGAAGCGGCCGGAGATCCTCGACCTCTACCGCCGGAGCGTCCATCACATGATCACTCAGGGCACGCGCCACATGGTGACGGACGGGCGCGCCGCGATGGCGGACTGGGGCGGCGACTACGAGGCGCTCAAGGTGCCGATCCGCTGGCTGCACGGCAGCGCCGATCCGGTGATGGGCGTGGGCTTTGTCCAGGAGTGGGCAGAGGCCCATGGCCACGGGCCTGTCGATGTCGTCGAGGGGGGCGCCAGCAGCATGTTGTGGGTGAACGCGGACCGTGTCCTGCAGGCCCTGGCGCGGCTGATCGAAGCTACGGAAAAAGATGGATAA
- a CDS encoding vWA domain-containing protein, whose amino-acid sequence MKIAKIAVPVAIVAIAAVVIFRSQPGFDWASITYDPVPPDWTAIAAWPSQEAELVDALPDPNRRITAIVLDDSGSMEADMDAAKQAVIDALKAMQDTDRVAVVALNAGVVLPFTFVGDARRTLPAALAPIRDSGSTPLTRAILDTQALLEAEASTVRGFGTFRMIVTTDGAADDGEALQRAIEDLAARTPIQLTTIGIGIRGNHVLRRADLGSFVDVANVAALEGALQAAVAENDNFAAITEFTDGEG is encoded by the coding sequence ATGAAAATCGCCAAGATCGCCGTTCCGGTCGCCATCGTCGCCATTGCGGCGGTCGTGATCTTTCGCAGCCAACCGGGGTTCGACTGGGCCTCCATCACCTATGATCCCGTGCCGCCCGACTGGACGGCCATCGCCGCCTGGCCGTCGCAGGAGGCAGAGCTGGTCGACGCCCTCCCGGACCCCAACCGCCGGATCACCGCCATCGTTCTGGATGACAGCGGCTCCATGGAAGCGGACATGGACGCCGCGAAGCAGGCGGTGATCGACGCGCTGAAGGCCATGCAGGACACCGACCGGGTTGCGGTCGTGGCACTGAATGCCGGTGTCGTGCTGCCGTTCACCTTCGTCGGCGACGCGCGACGGACCCTTCCCGCCGCCCTCGCCCCGATCCGCGACTCCGGCTCCACCCCGCTGACACGCGCGATCCTCGACACCCAGGCTTTGCTGGAGGCCGAAGCCAGCACGGTCCGGGGTTTCGGCACCTTCCGCATGATCGTGACCACCGACGGCGCCGCCGACGATGGCGAGGCGCTGCAAAGGGCCATCGAGGATCTTGCCGCCCGGACCCCCATCCAGCTGACGACCATCGGCATCGGCATTCGCGGCAACCACGTCCTGCGGCGCGCGGACCTTGGCAGCTTCGTCGATGTCGCCAACGTGGCCGCGCTGGAAGGGGCGCTTCAGGCGGCAGTGGCCGAGAACGACAACTTCGCCGCCATCACCGAGTTCACGGACGGGGAGGGCTGA
- a CDS encoding ABC transporter substrate-binding protein: MNTFPSAFLTVLLLCGQAALAAPGDRLAETVTDGVRDCPSGWIEEMPLIAWGADGVVAYANGASLENDGGMLGDAGLPLSLTVEDSFEAQLKAYLACETPYLRGTLGMLASATPVTEFDARTEQIVFFKHSFSAGDGIVAGEGIARIPDLKGKRIAIQANGPHVDFVGRILADGGLSFEDVEIVWVADLTGDGDTPAAAMADGRADAAAVILPDARFLTSGGTVGTGAEGSVKGATILISTQEAASVIGDYIAVRADYFDAHRDDIARMVNIFFRAEEEMRAFMAQDGNPQQAEMADLMASEFLGGLPREEGVFLWQDAITDGWAGNAKHFGDPNEARRFEVLLGEVNVALRGADRLDAPANLATAEWDFAALTEGLTNLDERQVAAFNPEAAAAAVQKLRRTGQLDANTKIDFEVFFEPDSTTFPIELYASDFEEILRLASTYSGAIITVEGHSDPLHFLRREQDGADNAELRAIRTSTQNLSLDRAIAVVDALTEYAADLGVKMNRDQFTVDGVGIASPRHNPPKTEAEWRENMRVVFRVLTVQAEATTFSPLQ, encoded by the coding sequence ATGAACACATTTCCCTCTGCCTTCCTGACCGTCCTCCTCCTCTGCGGGCAGGCCGCGCTTGCCGCCCCCGGGGACCGGCTGGCCGAAACGGTCACCGATGGCGTCCGCGACTGCCCCTCGGGGTGGATCGAGGAGATGCCGCTGATCGCCTGGGGTGCCGATGGCGTGGTCGCCTATGCCAACGGCGCATCGCTTGAAAACGACGGCGGGATGCTGGGCGACGCGGGCCTGCCGCTGTCGCTGACCGTCGAGGACAGCTTCGAGGCGCAGCTCAAGGCCTACCTCGCCTGCGAGACGCCCTACCTCCGCGGCACGCTGGGGATGCTGGCCTCTGCCACCCCCGTGACGGAGTTCGACGCCCGAACCGAGCAGATCGTCTTTTTCAAGCACTCCTTCTCGGCCGGGGACGGCATCGTGGCCGGTGAGGGCATCGCGCGCATCCCCGACCTCAAGGGCAAGCGCATCGCCATCCAAGCCAACGGGCCGCATGTCGATTTCGTTGGGCGCATCCTCGCGGACGGCGGGCTGTCCTTCGAGGACGTGGAGATCGTCTGGGTCGCCGACCTGACCGGCGACGGCGACACGCCCGCCGCAGCCATGGCCGACGGACGCGCCGATGCCGCCGCCGTGATCCTGCCCGATGCGCGCTTCCTGACGTCCGGCGGCACTGTCGGCACCGGCGCCGAAGGCTCCGTCAAGGGCGCGACGATCCTGATCTCGACGCAAGAGGCGGCTTCGGTCATCGGGGACTACATCGCCGTGCGCGCCGACTACTTCGACGCCCATCGCGACGACATCGCCCGCATGGTCAACATCTTCTTCCGCGCCGAGGAAGAGATGCGCGCCTTCATGGCGCAGGACGGCAACCCGCAGCAGGCGGAGATGGCCGACCTCATGGCCAGTGAATTCCTGGGTGGCTTGCCGCGCGAGGAAGGCGTCTTCCTCTGGCAGGACGCGATCACCGACGGCTGGGCCGGCAACGCCAAGCACTTCGGCGATCCCAACGAGGCGCGCCGCTTCGAGGTCCTTCTGGGCGAGGTCAACGTCGCCCTGCGCGGCGCCGACAGGCTGGATGCGCCCGCCAACCTCGCCACCGCCGAATGGGACTTCGCCGCCCTGACCGAAGGGCTGACGAACCTCGACGAACGGCAGGTGGCCGCCTTCAACCCCGAGGCGGCCGCCGCGGCTGTGCAGAAGCTGCGCCGCACCGGGCAGCTCGACGCCAATACGAAGATCGACTTCGAGGTCTTCTTCGAACCCGACAGCACGACCTTCCCGATCGAGCTTTACGCCTCCGACTTCGAGGAAATCCTGCGCCTCGCCTCCACCTACTCCGGCGCGATCATCACGGTCGAGGGGCACTCCGACCCGCTGCACTTTTTGCGGCGAGAACAGGACGGCGCTGACAACGCCGAGCTGCGCGCGATCCGCACCTCCACCCAGAACCTCTCGCTCGACCGGGCGATTGCGGTGGTGGATGCGCTGACCGAATACGCCGCTGACCTCGGGGTGAAGATGAACCGCGACCAGTTCACCGTGGACGGAGTCGGCATCGCCAGCCCCCGCCACAACCCGCCGAAGACCGAGGCCGAATGGCGCGAAAACATGCGCGTCGTGTTCCGCGTGCTGACCGTGCAGGCCGAAGCCACCACCTTTTCACCGCTGCAATGA
- a CDS encoding OmpA family protein, giving the protein MTSKAVEAGPALPRRAFVAAALSAVVAGGAIALGIIGQTTIAKTESFRFSRGTSLADGEEERLRGVLASALPDERMHVVIVGHTGTSGDADANLDLSVKRAEVAAQMARAMGLPDDRLTVTGIGGSAPLSQEDSESDRAHQSRMARVDVSVQVRR; this is encoded by the coding sequence ATGACCAGCAAAGCTGTTGAGGCAGGCCCAGCCCTGCCGCGACGCGCATTCGTCGCCGCGGCCTTGTCCGCAGTGGTCGCCGGAGGGGCCATCGCGCTCGGCATCATCGGGCAGACCACCATCGCGAAGACCGAGAGCTTCCGCTTCTCACGCGGCACGTCATTGGCTGACGGGGAAGAAGAGCGGCTGCGCGGCGTCCTGGCCTCTGCCCTGCCCGACGAGCGTATGCATGTCGTCATCGTCGGCCACACTGGCACGTCGGGCGACGCCGATGCCAACCTCGACCTGAGCGTGAAGCGCGCAGAGGTGGCCGCGCAGATGGCGCGGGCAATGGGTCTGCCGGACGACCGGCTGACGGTGACCGGGATCGGCGGGTCCGCCCCCCTGTCGCAGGAGGACAGCGAAAGCGACCGGGCGCACCAGTCGCGCATGGCGCGGGTCGACGTGAGCGTGCAGGTGCGCAGATGA
- a CDS encoding putative urea ABC transporter substrate-binding protein: MTKAILTAAALSAALLSSTAMPLAAEEKTEFKLAWSIYVGWMPWGYLETSGIMDKWAEKYGIDVEIVQINDYVESINQYTAGQFDGVSATNMDTLSIPAGGGVDTTALIVGDYSNGNDAVILKGEGTLADLKGKPVNLVELSVSHYLLARGLDTVGLSERDLDGVINTSDADMIAAYSTSDVEAVVTWNPLVSEILATGDKANSVFDSSMIPGEILDLMVVNTETLADNPAFGKAVAGAWYELMGLMAAGDEEVLTALAEASGTDLEGYKAQLAATEMFYDPAEAVAQASSPELPGTMTAVAEFLFDKGILGEGAPSADFVGVAYPDGSVTGDENNVKFRFDTTYMQMAADGEL, encoded by the coding sequence ATGACCAAAGCCATTCTGACCGCTGCCGCGCTCTCTGCCGCCTTGCTGTCGAGCACGGCCATGCCACTGGCGGCCGAGGAGAAGACGGAGTTCAAGCTCGCCTGGTCGATCTACGTCGGTTGGATGCCGTGGGGGTATCTGGAGACCTCCGGCATCATGGACAAGTGGGCCGAGAAGTATGGGATCGACGTCGAGATCGTGCAGATCAACGACTACGTCGAGTCGATCAATCAGTACACCGCAGGCCAGTTCGACGGGGTGTCCGCGACCAACATGGACACGCTGTCCATTCCGGCGGGCGGCGGTGTGGACACCACGGCGCTGATCGTGGGCGACTATTCCAACGGAAACGACGCAGTGATCCTGAAGGGGGAGGGCACGCTTGCCGATCTGAAGGGCAAGCCGGTGAACCTCGTCGAGCTGTCGGTGTCTCACTACCTGCTGGCGCGCGGGCTCGACACCGTCGGGCTGTCGGAACGGGACCTCGACGGGGTCATCAACACATCCGACGCGGACATGATCGCGGCCTATTCGACCTCGGACGTTGAAGCGGTGGTGACCTGGAACCCGCTGGTCTCCGAGATCCTCGCCACGGGCGACAAGGCGAATTCGGTCTTCGACAGCTCCATGATTCCGGGCGAGATCCTCGACCTCATGGTGGTCAACACCGAGACGCTGGCCGACAACCCGGCCTTCGGCAAGGCGGTCGCGGGCGCGTGGTACGAGCTTATGGGCCTGATGGCCGCGGGCGACGAAGAGGTGCTGACGGCGCTTGCAGAGGCGTCGGGCACCGATCTCGAAGGCTACAAGGCGCAGCTTGCCGCGACGGAGATGTTCTATGATCCGGCCGAGGCCGTGGCGCAGGCCTCGTCCCCTGAACTGCCCGGCACGATGACCGCCGTGGCTGAATTCCTGTTCGACAAGGGCATCCTGGGCGAGGGCGCGCCATCGGCCGATTTCGTCGGCGTGGCCTATCCCGACGGTTCGGTGACCGGGGACGAGAACAACGTGAAGTTCCGTTTCGACACGACCTACATGCAGATGGCCGCGGACGGCGAACTGTAA
- a CDS encoding ABC transporter permease: MRLINRIPSRPTAFALGALPFVLVIIAYAVASDIRLTANPADKLLPAPSTIGDTAVRLFTEGDRRTGEILLWKDTWASLIRLLGGVAIAATLSLVIGMGIGLLPYVRRTFSGFVAVISMVPPLALLPILFIVFGLGETSKVVLIVIGITPFMTRDLSQRVLDIPHEQIVKAQTLGASTFVIAMRVALPQVLPRLIANVRLSLGSAWLFLIAAEAVASDVGLGYRIFLVRRYLAMDVILTYVAWITLLAFLIDWGLRTLSRKAFPWLEAGL, from the coding sequence ATGAGGCTCATCAACCGCATCCCCTCCCGCCCGACGGCCTTTGCGCTCGGCGCGCTGCCGTTCGTGCTGGTCATCATCGCCTATGCCGTCGCATCGGATATCCGCCTGACGGCCAACCCGGCGGACAAGCTTTTGCCCGCGCCCTCGACCATCGGGGACACGGCGGTGCGGCTGTTCACCGAAGGGGACCGGCGGACCGGAGAGATCCTGTTGTGGAAGGACACCTGGGCGTCGCTGATCCGATTACTGGGCGGTGTGGCCATCGCCGCGACCCTGTCGCTGGTGATCGGAATGGGGATCGGCCTCTTGCCCTACGTGCGGCGGACGTTCTCCGGCTTTGTTGCCGTGATCTCCATGGTGCCGCCGCTGGCGCTTCTGCCGATCCTGTTCATCGTCTTCGGACTGGGGGAGACCTCGAAGGTGGTGCTGATCGTCATCGGCATTACGCCCTTCATGACACGGGACCTGTCGCAGAGGGTGCTGGACATCCCGCACGAACAGATTGTGAAGGCGCAGACGCTGGGGGCATCGACCTTCGTGATCGCCATGCGCGTGGCCCTGCCGCAGGTGCTCCCAAGGCTCATCGCCAACGTGCGGCTTTCGCTGGGCTCTGCCTGGCTGTTCCTGATCGCGGCAGAGGCTGTGGCCTCCGACGTGGGGCTGGGCTACCGGATCTTCCTCGTGCGGCGCTACCTCGCCATGGACGTGATCCTGACCTACGTCGCGTGGATCACGCTGCTGGCCTTCCTGATCGACTGGGGATTGCGGACGCTTTCGCGCAAGGCCTTCCCGTGGCTGGAGGCAGGTCTGTGA